One window of the Labilibaculum sp. genome contains the following:
- a CDS encoding IPT/TIG domain-containing protein has product MKNNIYNRLRIALICFTLLAGIFVVSCDKDDDNGGSVELYSFGPSPVLRGTDIHFIGQDLDLVTSVVLPDNIEVSNITVLSSSEITITVPQEAEPGLVILKYKGGSITTKSRIGYTEPYSITSIAPVETAVREGEEVTISGDYLNNIVKVVFQGNASVDSANFVSQSRKEIVLKVPKVAVSGKIIVEDVHENQLYSDLELTILQPSLTSFSPTLVKAGENIVISGANLDLVSEIIFSGDSLVVAKDFVSVTSTSIEIVSSAYIQDGPIVLKAYSGVEVISSESITTVVPSALTIAAVNRYRAELEVLITGSDLDLTTSVQFTGGTAITDFTYNGTGITVVIPNDAVDGVVTLNTASGKSVPTDAIVLVKPIIADVTPNPVDANNDITITGTDLDLVKSVTFGNDLTVDVTPESGTSITVTVPMEATTGELILTMINGAAVNTSSVTINSPDYCYIPVLPDFETEINSGKVFSIDVVNGAALTEVKVDGNTTSSFVEGTTMYVFIPSKASGKTELTLISATGSISYTISVIGVSSIETVIMNETHDLGSWANEAAGGAFRLYKPSFEGVKAGSILKFYFTVSGTPGQMQINDANWGQQAMLEFTDEVQTSYEMELTQGFLDQILNTSDGWSETAIVIQGQNLVVSKVSVITFEASASETIWTGSQVMPGDWSGNIQLSADLFTSANVGDVIHVKATDVQTGAQGSFKNGSWTEIAAGTDYFDITGDFELTITADILTALQSGGLIISGHDYTATEVSIGS; this is encoded by the coding sequence ATGAAAAATAATATATATAATCGATTACGTATAGCATTAATATGCTTTACACTATTGGCTGGCATCTTTGTTGTTTCTTGCGACAAAGACGATGATAATGGGGGAAGTGTTGAGCTGTATTCGTTTGGTCCAAGCCCGGTTTTACGTGGGACTGATATTCATTTTATCGGACAGGATCTGGACTTAGTTACCTCTGTAGTTTTACCGGATAATATCGAGGTAAGCAATATCACTGTACTTAGTAGTTCTGAAATAACCATTACAGTACCGCAAGAGGCTGAACCTGGTCTTGTAATTTTAAAGTACAAAGGAGGTTCTATTACAACAAAATCAAGAATTGGGTACACCGAACCTTATTCGATCACATCAATTGCGCCTGTCGAAACAGCTGTTCGGGAAGGAGAAGAGGTTACAATTAGTGGTGATTACCTTAACAATATTGTTAAGGTTGTTTTTCAGGGAAATGCAAGTGTTGATTCTGCAAATTTTGTGTCTCAGTCTCGTAAAGAAATTGTTTTAAAAGTTCCAAAAGTGGCTGTTTCCGGTAAAATTATTGTAGAAGATGTTCATGAAAATCAACTTTATTCTGATTTAGAATTAACTATTTTACAACCAAGCCTAACAAGTTTCTCGCCAACGCTTGTTAAGGCTGGTGAAAACATAGTGATTAGTGGAGCAAATCTTGATTTGGTATCAGAAATTATTTTTTCCGGAGATTCTTTGGTTGTGGCTAAAGATTTTGTATCCGTTACTTCAACATCAATAGAAATTGTAAGTTCTGCTTATATTCAAGATGGTCCTATTGTCCTGAAGGCATATTCCGGCGTGGAAGTAATTAGTTCAGAATCCATAACAACTGTTGTCCCATCAGCACTTACTATTGCAGCAGTAAATCGTTACAGAGCAGAACTTGAAGTGCTTATTACCGGATCTGACCTTGATTTAACAACTTCGGTACAGTTTACAGGAGGAACTGCAATTACTGATTTCACCTATAATGGAACCGGTATTACTGTTGTTATACCGAATGATGCTGTTGATGGAGTCGTAACTCTTAATACCGCTTCAGGTAAAAGTGTACCAACAGATGCAATTGTGCTGGTAAAACCAATCATTGCAGATGTGACTCCAAATCCGGTGGATGCAAATAATGATATCACGATTACCGGTACAGATTTAGATTTGGTTAAATCGGTTACTTTTGGCAATGATTTAACGGTTGATGTAACTCCTGAATCCGGCACAAGTATAACTGTTACTGTTCCTATGGAGGCCACAACGGGTGAGTTGATCCTGACAATGATTAATGGAGCTGCCGTTAATACTTCTTCTGTAACTATAAATAGTCCTGATTATTGTTATATCCCGGTTCTTCCTGACTTCGAAACAGAGATTAATTCAGGTAAAGTATTTTCAATTGATGTGGTAAATGGTGCTGCATTAACAGAGGTAAAAGTTGATGGCAATACGACAAGTTCTTTTGTTGAAGGAACCACTATGTATGTGTTTATTCCAAGTAAGGCTAGTGGCAAAACCGAGTTAACTTTGATTTCTGCAACAGGAAGTATTTCATATACAATTTCAGTAATTGGCGTAAGTAGTATCGAAACTGTGATTATGAATGAGACTCATGATTTAGGATCATGGGCAAATGAAGCTGCTGGTGGAGCATTTCGTCTTTACAAACCTTCTTTTGAAGGAGTGAAGGCCGGGTCAATTTTGAAATTTTATTTTACAGTTTCAGGTACTCCCGGACAAATGCAGATTAATGATGCGAACTGGGGGCAACAGGCTATGCTTGAATTTACTGATGAAGTACAGACATCCTACGAAATGGAATTGACACAAGGATTTCTGGATCAGATATTAAATACAAGTGACGGATGGTCCGAAACTGCTATAGTAATACAAGGGCAAAATTTGGTTGTTTCAAAGGTGTCTGTTATTACTTTCGAGGCTTCAGCTTCTGAAACAATTTGGACAGGCTCACAAGTTATGCCTGGTGATTGGTCTGGGAATATTCAATTATCTGCTGATCTTTTTACTTCTGCAAATGTTGGCGATGTAATTCACGTAAAAGCCACAGATGTTCAGACTGGTGCACAAGGTTCGTTTAAAAATGGATCATGGACAGAAATAGCTGCCGGAACGGATTACTTTGATATAACCGGAGATTTTGAATTGACCATTACTGCTGATATTTTAACAGCATTGCAATCGGGAGGACTGATAATCAGTGGTCATGATTATACTGCGACAGAAGTTTCTATCGGGTCTTAA
- a CDS encoding MFS transporter, producing MDQKICLKEKIGYSFGDFASSMFWKIFSMFLMIFYTDVVELSPASVGTMLLLTRLWDGLNDPIMGIVADRTSTSKGKFRPYLLWVAIPFGIIGVLTFSTPEFGPSGKLIYAYVTYTLMMMVYTAINVPYSSLMGVMTDNSDERTSLASFRFIGAYSGGIFMTASIPYLLDFFREIGSSEAGSYQYSVAIYAVVAAFFFIMTYLWTKERVKPLEVKNSIWKDVKDLGKNAQWFIMLGAGIAVLIFNSLRDGSIMYYFKYFIKDQTVPLLGEMKWDKLAGAYMTIWLVTNMIGVLLAKPVSARIGKKKTFIGAMVLASFFSIALYWLQPGQIGLIFLLNIFIGVTAGIVLPLIWSMYADIADYSEWKTGRRATGLVFSSSSMSQKMGWTLGGAVTGWLLAAYGFEANAEQSFESLKGIRLMISIYPAIGAALSALFLLLYKLSDKYMKQVISELAEKRR from the coding sequence ATGGATCAGAAAATCTGTTTAAAAGAAAAAATTGGATATAGTTTTGGCGATTTTGCATCTTCTATGTTTTGGAAGATCTTCTCCATGTTTCTCATGATTTTTTACACTGATGTGGTTGAGTTATCTCCTGCATCAGTTGGAACAATGTTGTTATTGACTCGTTTGTGGGATGGATTGAATGACCCGATTATGGGAATTGTTGCAGATAGAACCAGTACTTCGAAAGGAAAATTCAGACCCTATCTTTTATGGGTTGCCATTCCGTTTGGAATTATTGGGGTTTTAACCTTTTCCACTCCGGAATTTGGTCCGTCAGGGAAATTGATTTACGCCTATGTAACTTATACCTTAATGATGATGGTGTACACGGCAATTAATGTCCCTTATTCTTCCTTAATGGGAGTAATGACCGATAATTCGGATGAAAGAACATCTTTGGCTTCCTTCAGATTTATTGGTGCCTATTCCGGGGGAATCTTCATGACCGCTTCTATTCCATATTTATTGGATTTTTTTAGGGAAATAGGTTCAAGTGAAGCAGGCAGCTATCAATATTCTGTTGCAATTTATGCTGTTGTAGCAGCTTTCTTTTTCATCATGACTTATTTGTGGACAAAAGAGAGAGTAAAGCCATTGGAAGTGAAAAATTCGATTTGGAAAGATGTAAAAGATTTGGGGAAAAATGCACAGTGGTTTATTATGCTTGGCGCCGGTATTGCTGTGCTGATCTTCAATTCTCTTCGCGATGGAAGCATCATGTATTACTTCAAATATTTTATCAAAGATCAAACCGTTCCTTTACTTGGAGAAATGAAGTGGGATAAGTTGGCGGGTGCATATATGACCATTTGGTTGGTAACAAATATGATAGGAGTTTTGTTAGCCAAACCCGTTTCAGCAAGAATAGGAAAGAAGAAAACCTTTATTGGAGCAATGGTTTTGGCATCATTCTTCAGTATTGCCCTATATTGGCTGCAACCCGGACAAATAGGATTGATTTTTCTGCTCAACATTTTTATTGGAGTAACAGCTGGAATTGTATTGCCGCTAATCTGGTCGATGTACGCTGATATTGCCGATTATTCGGAATGGAAAACCGGACGACGCGCTACTGGATTGGTGTTTTCATCTTCCTCAATGTCGCAAAAAATGGGATGGACACTTGGAGGCGCCGTTACAGGTTGGCTGTTGGCCGCTTATGGTTTTGAGGCCAATGCTGAACAATCTTTCGAATCATTAAAAGGAATTCGCTTGATGATTAGTATTTATCCAGCCATTGGTGCCGCGCTTTCTGCTCTGTTTTTATTGCTGTATAAATTGAGCGATAAATATATGAAGCAAGTAATTTCCGAATTGGCTGAAAAGCGAAGATAG
- a CDS encoding glycosyl hydrolase — MLQKKILYNQVVRSLLLILFVLFVLSCGAESGPDEPEVLEPPHLVSSNPEDGATEVDTKTTAMQLVFESNLIVVSESKFHLNNNVVSSVTAEENVLTVTFSTLQTETEYTLIIDALALKVVNGAVNSAQISISFTTAANQAVDITNMLAVDNPSPEATNLYSFLKENYGEKIISSAMANVNWNINEAEWVKQHTGKYPAIATFDYVHLPYSPVDWVDYSDISVVEDWWSNNGIISAGWHWIVPTYEGSADYTYKPEETTFKASNVTIDGTWENTVAKADLEEIVGYLKLLQVKNIPVIWRPLHEAAGNTYEYTNGEAWFWWGTDGADTYKELWVFMFDYFKAQGLNNLIWVWTTQTKDNAFYPGDNYVDIVGRDIYNNAEVASIAAEFNTIQQTYPTKMITLSECGNTADISEQWNAGAKWSYFMPWYDYERTNDTNESDFAGNVHEHANVAWWTNAFSNTYVITREQMPDLK, encoded by the coding sequence ATGCTTCAAAAAAAAATTCTATATAATCAAGTAGTTAGAAGTTTGTTACTTATTTTATTTGTACTTTTTGTTTTATCATGTGGTGCTGAAAGTGGCCCGGATGAGCCTGAAGTACTTGAACCTCCACATTTGGTAAGCTCAAATCCTGAAGATGGGGCTACAGAGGTAGATACAAAAACAACCGCTATGCAATTGGTGTTTGAAAGCAACCTAATTGTTGTTTCAGAATCCAAATTTCACTTAAATAATAATGTTGTAAGCAGTGTAACTGCTGAAGAAAATGTTTTAACGGTAACTTTTTCAACTCTTCAGACTGAAACGGAATATACTTTGATCATTGATGCCTTGGCTTTAAAAGTAGTAAACGGAGCCGTAAATTCAGCCCAAATTTCAATAAGTTTTACAACTGCAGCAAACCAAGCTGTAGATATTACAAATATGCTTGCCGTTGATAATCCTTCCCCGGAAGCCACAAATCTGTATTCCTTTTTAAAGGAGAACTATGGGGAAAAAATAATTTCCTCTGCAATGGCCAATGTGAACTGGAACATCAACGAGGCCGAATGGGTGAAACAGCATACAGGGAAATATCCTGCAATTGCAACGTTTGATTACGTTCATTTGCCTTATTCTCCTGTCGATTGGGTTGATTATTCTGACATTTCTGTTGTTGAGGATTGGTGGAGCAACAATGGGATCATAAGTGCTGGATGGCACTGGATTGTTCCTACCTACGAAGGTTCTGCAGATTATACTTATAAACCGGAAGAAACAACTTTTAAGGCTTCAAATGTTACAATAGATGGCACTTGGGAAAATACGGTTGCCAAAGCTGATTTAGAAGAAATAGTTGGATACTTAAAATTGCTTCAGGTTAAAAACATCCCCGTTATTTGGCGGCCATTGCACGAAGCAGCAGGTAATACATATGAATATACGAATGGTGAAGCGTGGTTTTGGTGGGGTACTGACGGTGCAGATACCTACAAAGAACTTTGGGTTTTTATGTTCGATTATTTTAAAGCTCAAGGACTAAATAATTTGATATGGGTGTGGACTACACAAACAAAAGACAACGCCTTCTATCCTGGTGACAACTATGTTGATATCGTGGGAAGAGACATTTATAATAATGCTGAAGTAGCTTCTATTGCTGCTGAATTCAATACAATTCAGCAAACTTATCCTACTAAAATGATCACTCTAAGTGAATGTGGCAACACGGCTGATATTTCTGAACAATGGAATGCCGGAGCTAAATGGTCTTATTTTATGCCTTGGTACGATTACGAAAGAACAAATGATACAAATGAATCAGATTTTGCGGGTAACGTTCATGAACATGCCAATGTTGCTTGGTGGACGAATGCTTTTAGCAATACTTATGTAATTACACGAGAACAAATGCCTGATTTAAAGTAG
- a CDS encoding AGE family epimerase/isomerase, translating into MMREKNNSLEQFLCEIKQEWFDILDYWAESTIDMQNGGFYSEISNNSEVNSEIAKGVVLNTRILWTFSSAYNHSKSERYLEIAKRAFDYILAFFLDHENGGLFWAVDAVGGVVNDRKQAYAQGFGIYAFSEYYKASNDENSLMQAINLFHLLESKYKDNEFGGYIEALGKDWQMLDDMRLSEKDANEPKSMNTHLHIIEPYTNLYQVWNNAELKNSINNLLTIFCDRIFNQQTSHFQLFFDMDWTVKSNEISFGHDIESAWLLSDAARVIHDEKWIERMETIAVQVTDKVIHDGMDRDGSVFYEKIDGLIDKDKHWWVQAEAIIGLVDTYKITENKKYLDRAIQIWTFVKANIKDGKGGEWFWRVNEAGKPVLSDCKVGFWKCPYHNTRALIESYSRLKE; encoded by the coding sequence ATGATGAGAGAAAAAAATAATTCACTGGAGCAATTTCTTTGTGAGATTAAACAAGAATGGTTCGATATACTTGATTATTGGGCAGAAAGTACAATTGACATGCAAAATGGTGGTTTCTATAGTGAGATTTCTAATAATAGTGAAGTCAATAGTGAAATTGCAAAGGGGGTTGTACTAAACACAAGAATTTTGTGGACATTTTCATCCGCATATAACCATAGTAAAAGTGAGAGATATCTTGAAATAGCCAAGCGGGCTTTTGATTATATTCTTGCATTTTTTTTGGATCATGAAAATGGTGGCTTATTTTGGGCTGTTGATGCTGTTGGAGGGGTTGTGAATGATAGAAAACAAGCTTATGCACAAGGATTTGGTATTTATGCTTTTTCGGAATATTACAAAGCTTCGAATGACGAAAATAGTCTTATGCAGGCTATAAATCTTTTTCATTTGCTGGAAAGCAAATATAAAGACAATGAGTTTGGTGGTTACATTGAGGCTTTGGGTAAAGACTGGCAGATGTTGGATGATATGCGATTGAGCGAAAAAGATGCAAATGAGCCAAAGTCAATGAATACGCACCTTCATATTATTGAACCTTATACTAACCTTTATCAGGTATGGAACAATGCTGAACTGAAGAATAGCATTAACAATTTGCTTACGATATTTTGCGATCGGATTTTTAATCAGCAAACGTCTCATTTCCAATTGTTTTTTGATATGGATTGGACAGTAAAATCCAATGAAATATCCTTTGGACATGATATTGAATCAGCTTGGTTGCTTAGTGATGCGGCAAGAGTGATTCATGATGAGAAATGGATTGAGAGAATGGAAACAATAGCTGTTCAGGTAACAGATAAAGTTATTCATGATGGAATGGATCGTGATGGCAGTGTTTTTTACGAGAAAATTGATGGACTTATTGATAAAGATAAACACTGGTGGGTTCAAGCCGAGGCGATTATAGGTTTGGTGGATACCTACAAAATAACAGAAAATAAAAAGTATTTAGACAGAGCCATTCAAATATGGACATTTGTTAAAGCCAATATTAAAGATGGTAAAGGCGGAGAATGGTTTTGGCGTGTTAATGAGGCAGGAAAACCTGTTCTTAGTGATTGTAAAGTTGGGTTTTGGAAGTGCCCATACCATAATACCAGAGCACTAATTGAAAGTTATAGCAGACTAAAAGAATAA
- a CDS encoding GDSL-type esterase/lipase family protein — MRKFLFVSLLSCFCLFGCQERVVKIACIGDSITQGFGRDNQDSYPNQMNVMLGENKEVRNFGVSGRTMLRKGDRPLWKESVFAEAVQYKADIAVILLGTNDSKPQNWDQYSNEFCRNYLSMIDTLKTTNPKMQIYVCYPPRAFAQVWGIRDSVIVNGVIPVVDSILTQRDVKLIDFHSAMYDNEDLFPDKIHPNKAGYKRMAEIVDEAISK, encoded by the coding sequence ATGAGAAAATTTCTATTTGTAAGTCTTCTAAGTTGCTTCTGTTTGTTTGGCTGTCAGGAGCGTGTTGTTAAAATTGCATGTATTGGCGATAGCATTACGCAAGGATTTGGAAGAGATAATCAGGATTCTTATCCAAATCAGATGAACGTGATGCTGGGTGAAAACAAAGAAGTGAGGAATTTTGGTGTTAGTGGCAGAACGATGCTGAGAAAAGGAGATCGCCCGCTATGGAAAGAAAGTGTATTTGCCGAAGCTGTTCAGTACAAAGCTGATATTGCAGTTATCTTATTGGGGACTAATGATTCAAAGCCTCAGAATTGGGATCAGTACAGCAATGAATTTTGCAGGAATTACCTGAGTATGATTGATACGCTAAAAACGACCAATCCGAAAATGCAGATTTATGTTTGTTATCCGCCACGTGCATTTGCTCAGGTTTGGGGAATTCGTGATTCGGTTATTGTAAATGGCGTTATTCCTGTTGTCGATTCTATTCTAACCCAAAGAGATGTTAAGTTGATTGATTTTCATTCTGCGATGTACGATAATGAAGATCTGTTTCCAGACAAAATTCATCCGAATAAAGCTGGATACAAACGAATGGCTGAAATTGTAGATGAGGCTATCAGTAAATAG
- a CDS encoding sialate O-acetylesterase, producing the protein MKHFRIIIFLFALIFSDANCFSQEISMSPLFGDGMVLQREKPISVFGEAPANKKITVLFRDQYKQIVADENGKWKIELDSEVYGGPNSLTVKTKNETLEIKDVYVGEVWICSGQSNMEMPLLGNWAHVNNAEEEVAHADHPNIHLFMVDRNTSFQPETKMESKGWKTCTPESCKEFSAVAYFFGRDLDESLDMPIGLIQTAWGGTVAEAWTSAKTLKNIADFREKVLQIEKNPTSKKELELKYKKDLAAFIQETGEADKGINGKDTIFASVDLNDADWMPMDLPGMVESTKIGSVDGSIWFRKTISISDENANKEMILHIAAPDDADETWFNGVKVGESTEWDVPRQYKLASNLVKPGKNVIAIRLSDYRGAGGFMGEASHFALTSEDGFRMELAKNWKCKVGYNLKDIKTIPIELNDPNQPAVLFNAMINPLIPYSFRGVIWYQGESNAGRAKQYEELFPAMINDWRSKWGGEDFPFGFVQLASYLKRNTEPVNDSWAELREAQRLTLKLPNTGMAAAIDIGDAKNIHPGNKQDIGKRLALWARNKVYGENIPYCGPVYKAMHIESSSLIIEFENCYEGLATSDNREVTGFAVAGKDGVYHWAKAKIEGNKLKLTSDQVTEPVSVRYAWSSNPDCNLINAAKLPAGPFEAKL; encoded by the coding sequence ATGAAACACTTCAGAATCATCATTTTTTTGTTTGCACTGATATTTTCAGACGCGAACTGTTTTTCTCAGGAAATAAGTATGTCTCCTCTATTTGGCGATGGTATGGTTCTTCAGCGCGAGAAACCTATTTCCGTATTTGGTGAAGCTCCGGCTAACAAAAAAATAACTGTTCTCTTTAGAGATCAGTATAAACAAATAGTCGCAGATGAAAATGGAAAATGGAAAATTGAACTTGATTCTGAAGTTTATGGTGGTCCGAATAGTTTAACGGTGAAAACCAAAAATGAAACATTGGAAATTAAAGATGTTTATGTGGGCGAAGTTTGGATCTGTTCCGGTCAATCCAATATGGAAATGCCGCTTTTAGGCAATTGGGCTCATGTTAACAATGCTGAAGAAGAGGTTGCCCATGCAGACCATCCCAATATCCATCTTTTTATGGTTGACCGAAACACATCTTTTCAGCCTGAAACAAAAATGGAATCGAAAGGATGGAAAACATGCACTCCCGAGAGTTGTAAAGAATTTTCGGCGGTTGCTTATTTCTTTGGCCGCGATTTGGATGAATCGCTGGATATGCCCATTGGGTTAATCCAGACAGCTTGGGGTGGAACCGTAGCCGAAGCCTGGACGAGTGCTAAAACCTTAAAAAACATAGCTGATTTTCGGGAGAAAGTACTTCAAATTGAAAAAAATCCAACATCCAAAAAAGAGTTGGAACTAAAATACAAAAAAGACCTTGCTGCTTTTATTCAGGAAACAGGTGAGGCCGATAAAGGAATTAATGGTAAGGATACCATTTTTGCTTCGGTTGATTTGAATGATGCAGATTGGATGCCAATGGATCTGCCGGGGATGGTAGAAAGTACCAAAATTGGATCTGTTGATGGAAGTATTTGGTTCAGAAAAACCATCAGTATTTCTGATGAAAATGCAAATAAAGAAATGATTTTGCACATTGCAGCACCTGACGATGCCGATGAAACATGGTTTAATGGTGTAAAAGTGGGAGAGAGTACCGAATGGGATGTTCCCAGACAATACAAGCTGGCTTCGAATCTGGTAAAACCCGGTAAAAATGTAATTGCAATTCGTTTATCCGATTATCGGGGTGCCGGAGGTTTTATGGGAGAAGCTTCTCATTTTGCTTTAACATCGGAAGATGGATTTAGAATGGAATTGGCTAAAAACTGGAAATGCAAAGTCGGATATAATTTAAAAGACATCAAAACAATTCCAATAGAACTAAACGATCCCAATCAACCAGCAGTATTGTTTAATGCCATGATTAACCCTTTAATTCCATATAGTTTCCGTGGTGTAATTTGGTATCAGGGAGAAAGCAATGCCGGCAGAGCAAAGCAGTACGAAGAATTATTTCCTGCGATGATTAATGACTGGAGAAGCAAATGGGGCGGAGAAGATTTTCCCTTTGGTTTTGTGCAGCTGGCTTCTTATCTAAAGCGGAATACAGAACCTGTAAACGATAGCTGGGCCGAACTTCGCGAGGCGCAGCGCTTAACCCTCAAATTACCAAATACAGGAATGGCTGCAGCTATTGATATAGGAGATGCTAAAAACATCCATCCAGGCAACAAACAGGATATAGGAAAGCGTTTGGCTTTGTGGGCGCGAAACAAAGTTTATGGCGAGAATATTCCTTATTGCGGACCTGTTTACAAGGCTATGCATATAGAAAGTTCATCTCTTATAATCGAATTTGAAAATTGTTATGAAGGACTGGCAACTTCGGATAACAGGGAAGTAACCGGTTTTGCTGTTGCTGGTAAAGATGGTGTTTACCATTGGGCTAAGGCAAAAATTGAAGGGAATAAATTGAAGCTGACATCAGATCAGGTGACAGAACCTGTTTCGGTGCGTTACGCATGGAGTTCCAATCCCGATTGCAACTTAATCAATGCTGCGAAATTACCAGCGGGTCCTTTTGAAGCGAAATTGTAG
- a CDS encoding glycoside hydrolase family 27 protein, with product MRKLFLLLIMIVFSICVNAQKAENLALTPPMGWNSWNTFGTDINEQLVMQTADAFVELGLKEAGYEYIVLDDGWMAKERDENNNLVPDPKKFPGGIKSIVDYVHSKGLKFGLYECAGNQTCAGYPGSRGFEYQDAKLFAEWGIDFLKYDWCNTENLNAKGAYETMRDALHASKQPIVFSICEWGDNEPWKWAKDIGHLWRVTGDITNCWDCEVGHGNWSSRGIWPIINLRKDLRKFAGPGHWNDLDMMEVGNGMTDSEDRVHFAMWSLLTSPLILGNDLRSMSNETLKTIENKNVIAVNQDVLGIQAYCHLKSPELEIWVKPLANEEWAVAFINMSNDELLLTYDWWKHPINDQLTHKQLEKKYKSYSMYDLYASKNIGLTNKNLESKIKGHDVLLLKLSPQK from the coding sequence ATGAGAAAATTGTTTTTATTACTAATAATGATTGTGTTCAGCATTTGCGTGAATGCTCAGAAAGCAGAGAATTTGGCTTTAACTCCACCTATGGGTTGGAATAGTTGGAATACATTTGGTACAGATATAAATGAGCAGTTAGTGATGCAAACTGCTGATGCTTTTGTTGAATTAGGATTAAAAGAAGCCGGATATGAATATATTGTATTGGATGACGGATGGATGGCTAAGGAAAGAGATGAAAATAACAATCTGGTTCCGGATCCAAAGAAATTTCCTGGAGGAATAAAATCCATTGTTGATTATGTGCATTCAAAAGGTTTAAAATTTGGTTTGTACGAATGTGCCGGAAATCAAACCTGTGCTGGTTATCCCGGTAGCCGTGGTTTTGAATATCAGGATGCTAAACTTTTCGCCGAATGGGGAATTGATTTTTTGAAATATGACTGGTGCAATACCGAAAATTTAAATGCAAAAGGAGCTTATGAAACCATGAGAGATGCCTTGCATGCAAGTAAACAACCAATTGTTTTCAGTATTTGCGAATGGGGCGATAATGAGCCTTGGAAATGGGCAAAGGATATTGGACATTTGTGGAGAGTAACCGGTGATATTACCAATTGCTGGGATTGTGAAGTAGGTCATGGAAACTGGTCATCACGAGGCATTTGGCCAATTATTAATCTACGTAAAGACCTCCGGAAATTCGCAGGTCCGGGTCATTGGAACGATTTAGACATGATGGAGGTAGGGAACGGCATGACGGATTCGGAAGATCGTGTACATTTTGCCATGTGGAGTTTGTTGACCTCGCCTCTGATTTTAGGAAACGACCTCCGTAGCATGTCTAACGAAACATTGAAAACAATCGAAAATAAAAATGTAATTGCAGTCAATCAGGATGTTTTGGGTATTCAAGCTTATTGCCATCTGAAAAGTCCGGAATTGGAAATCTGGGTAAAACCTCTTGCCAATGAAGAATGGGCTGTGGCTTTTATTAACATGAGCAACGATGAATTACTCCTTACCTATGATTGGTGGAAACATCCAATAAACGATCAGCTAACTCACAAGCAATTGGAAAAGAAATACAAAAGTTACTCGATGTACGATCTGTATGCATCCAAAAATATCGGGTTAACCAATAAAAATCTTGAGTCAAAAATTAAAGGGCATGATGTTTTATTGCTAAAACTTAGTCCTCAGAAATAA